Below is a genomic region from Candidatus Binatia bacterium.
ACCCTTCTTGTTGACTTCGACGACGACTTCCGTGTGCAGGGGCACATTGGGAAGGTGAATCGACGGTGTGTGCGCGGCATGCGGTGACGCACTCGGCTTCGGGGTCGTCGCGGCGAGCGCCGCCGTTCCGGTCGCCGCTAGCGTTGCGACGAGTGCGGCGCTTGCGAAGCGGAGCAACTTAATTCCGCGAGAGGACGGCAAACGGATGGCCGCAGGATCCGCAGGCCACGACGACCTGCAGGTGCGCCTTCTCGCGCACCGCGCGCGCGTCGCTTTGGCCTTCCTCGAAGCCGCAGAAACGGCACCGCGTCGACGTGGGTCGCTCCTCTGCCGCATATTCGTCCACGATAAGCGCTTTACGCGGGCCTCGCATACGAACCTGCCGAAGCAGCGCGCGAGATGACTCGTCTCCTTGCGGTCGTTCTTGTGGCGGTCGCCGTCGGCATCGCCCCCGTGCGGGCCGAGCGGCCGATCGTCGATCTCCATCGTCTGGACGCGTACTTCGAGCTTTTCGCCGCCGACTCGAGCGTGCCGTGGAAGCCGACTACTGTTCGCTTGGATACCTACTCGAGCGCACCGGTGGCGTTTTCGGTTTATAGCGTCGATCCCGCCGACGTGCTAACGGCCGGATCGAGTTGGCGTTCGCGGGCGATCTCGACCGCTGGGCGCCGTCCACTGCTTTCATTCAATTTTACGCCGCCCGGCGGCTACCAATTCGAGTCGAGCGAAGTGAACGTGCCGCTCGGATCGCGCGAGGGCTTCTTCGTGATCGAGGCCCGCCGCGGCGACGTCGGCGAACAAGTCTGGATCAACCGCTCGCGCGTCGGCGTCGTCTCGAAGGAGACGCCGAGCGGGCTGCTGGTGTACGGCGCGGACCTCGGAACCGGAATGCCGCTGGCGCGCATGCGCGTGGCGTTCGTCGTGAACCGTTCGTTCGCCACGAGCGTGACGAACGACGACGGCATCGTAACGTGGAATCGCTGGCCGCGCCCCGTCTTCGCGCTCGCGCAGTGGGGAAGCAGTTACGCGTTCTTAAGCCTGCTGCCGCAAGCGCCGCTTCCCGACACGATCGTCGGCGTTCGGACCGATTCCGCCGTGGTTCACGCCGGCGACGTGGTGCGCGTGGTCGGCTTCGCACGCACGCGTTCGCGCGGCGTCCTCAAGGCGAGCACCGGAAGCCTGCTCGTCACGATGCGCGACGGCGCCCAGACGATCGCGGAGCGCCGCGTGCCGCTTGACGACGCGGGCGCCTTTACGACGTCCTTCGCGGTCCCGCAACAAGCAGCGGCTGGCGACTACGCCGTCCTCGCGCAGGCCGAGCACGGCGTCGGCGGCGCGACCGTGCACGTCGACGCCAACGCCGGGGGTCTGACGCTGCGCGTCGCCTCGACGTGCGGCGCGACCTGCGACGCGCGGCAAGACGTCCCGCTGCTCGTGCACGCCTCGAGCGGTGACGTGAGCGTGCGCATCACCGTCATGCGGTCCCCGCACGTCTGGCTCGGATACGCCGGCGACGAGGCCCCCTGGGCGACTACGCGCTGGCTCGACGAGCTCGTTCGTACCGATTCCAGCGGCAACGCGACCGTGGATATTCCCGCGCCGAGCGACGAGCTCGGTTCGACGTACGGTGTGCACGTCGCGGCCGGCGGCGCCACGGCGGACACGCGGGTCGCCGTTCCCACCGCGCAGGCCGCGATACGGCTGCATCTGGATCGTGAGGAACAGGGTCTCGGAATGCCGGTGAGCTTCGACGTGTACGCGCAGTCCCTGGACGGCAAGCCGCTGGGCGGCGCCGACGTGACCGTGCGGATGGCCCACGGCGCCGCCGTGGCGCAGCAGCAGTTGCGTCTCGACGCCGACGGCCACGCGCGCGGCAGCTTCAACGCGCCCGATCTCGGAACGAACCTGATCCTGGCATCGGTTGATCGGGACGGTCGCGCGATCGATGCAGCGCAGGTGCAGATCGAACCGCTGGCGCCGGCGGCGACGAGCGACGGGACGAGCACGAACGTGAGCGTGACCCTCGATAAGGCCAGCTATCGCGCTGGCGACGAGATCACGGTGGATGCATCCGCGCCGGGGTCGGAAGGCGAGGCGCTGATTACGTTCGAGAGCGCGCTCGGCGTGCAGACGCACGTGCTGCGCACGTCAGGCGGGCGCGCGATCGCGCATCTGCGCGCGACGGATGCGACTGGCGAGCTGCGCATCGGCGCGGCGTTCGTGCGAGACGGCACGATCGAATGGGCCACGGTGCCGCTTGCGCTCGCGGCGCCCGGCCGCCCGCAATCGTCGCGCGTCTCGCTCGCGAGCGCGGAGTTCGCGCCGGGCCAGGCGACGAAAATCGCGCTCGACGGCGCGACCGCGCAGCGCGGAACCGTCGTCGTCCGCATCAGCCGTGGAGCGCCGTCGGGAAGCGCGCTGTTTTCCTCGGCGCCGGAGCTGCTGGCGATTGGCGTTACCACGACGCAGAACAGCGCGCCGGAGACGCTGACGTGGCATCCGTGGGTCAACTCGACGGGCGATCACGCGCAGATCCTGAGCTTCGTTCGGCGGACGCAGCCGCCGGCCGAGGCGTCGCTCGTGCAGGCCGACACCGAGGCCGTGGGCTGGAGCGTCGGTCGCGCCGGGGCCGACGGAATCGGCGTCGCGCTGCCGGAGAGCAGCGGCCGGTACACGCTCTCGGTGCTGGACATCTGCGACGACGGCAGCGTGAGCGAGGCGTCGTCCACCGTCGTCGTGCGCTGACGACGGTAGGAAAATCGCCATGGCGTTGATGCTGCTCGACACCTACGGCCTCGTCTATCGGGCGTTCTTCGCGTTGCCGCCGCTGAACACGACGGCGGGCATGCCGATCAACGCGGTCTACGGCTTCACGATGATGCTCAACAAGCTGATCGCCGACGAGAAGCCGACGCACATTCTCGCGGCGTTCGACAAAGGCATGCCCGCGGATCGCGTCGCGCTGTTCGCGGAATACAAGGCGCAGCGGCGCGTGATGCCCGACGAGCTGCGCGGCCAGTTCGCACTCGTGCGCCGCGTGCTCGAGACGTTTCGCATCCCGATCGTCGAGATCGAGGGACAGGAGGCAGACGACGTCATCGCGACGCTCGCGCGCCAGGCGGAGGAAGCCGGCGAGCAGACGCTGGTCGTCACGGGCGATCTCGATCTCTTGCAGATCGTCGACGAACGCACGACCGTGTTGACGACGCGGCGCGGCATCACGGAGCTCGGACGCTACGACCCGGCCGCCGTGCGGGAACGCTTCGGGCTCGAGCCGGCCCAGCTGCCCGACTTTCGCGGCCTCAAGGGCGACCCGTCGGATAATCTTCCCGGCATACCCGGCGTCGGCGAGAAAACGGCGAGCAAGCTGTTGCAGTCCGCCGGTTCGCTCGACGCGCTCGTCGCGAATCCGGCCCTCGCGGGCAGTCCGAAGCTTGAGAAGCTCATCGAGCAATACGGCGCGCAGGCCTGCGTGTGCCGCGCCGTCTCGATGGTGCGCCGCGATCTTCCGCTGCCGATTGATTGGGAGAGGAGCCGCTACGTTCCGCCGCCGGAGGGCGAGCTCTATCGCCTCTACAGCGAGCTCGAGTTCAGGACGCTGCTGTCGAAGCTGTCGCCCCCGCCGGACCTCCCGCTGTTCGAGAGCGGCGAGCGCCTGCGCGGAAATTATCGGAGCTACGTTTCGTCGGTCGATCCGCCGGAGTTTGCGCGGCTCGCGCAAGAGCTGAGCGCGTTGGCGGATGCGCAACGCGTCGTGTTTGCGCTACACGGCGACGCATTCGGCGTCAGCGCCAAGGCCGGCGAGGGCGTCAGCTTCGGTCCCGCCGCGCTTGCGCACGCGCCCGTGCGCGCCGCGCTCGAGCGCATCTTCGCATCGAACGCGCGCGTCGGCGCGTATGACGCGAAGCGTCTGCTGCGCGCGCTGCGCGGGACGGGCGTGGGCGGCGCGCGTTTCGCGGACGACGCGATGATCGCCGCGCACTTGCTCGATCCGTCGCGCGGCTTCGCCCAGGTCGACGACGGAGCAAGGCGATTCCTCGGCGTCGAGCTGCCGGACGATGCCGCGGCGCACGCCGACGCCGCCTTCGCGCTCGTCGAGAAGGGCCGCTCCGAGCTCGAGTCGCGCGAGCAGCTCCGGCTGTACGAAGACGTCGAGGTGCCGCTTGCGCCGGTCCTAGCGAAGATGGAATCCGCCGGCGTTACGATCGACGCCCGCGAGCTCGAGATCGTCGGCGCGGAGGTCGAGGCGGCCGCGGCGCGTCTGCAAAAACAGATTCACGACTTCGCGGGCGAAGAGTTCAACATCGGCTCGCCGCAGCAGCTCGGCAACGTGCTCTTCGGAAAGCTGCAAATTCCGGGCGGCAAGAAGACGAAGACTGGTTGGGCCACCGGCGTCGAGGTCTTGCAAGGCTTGTCGCGCGAGTACCCGATCTGCGCGCTCGTGCTGGAGTGGCGCGAAGTCACGAAGCTTAAGAACACGTACATCGACGTGATCCCGCGGCTCGTCGATCCGCGCGACCGGCGCTTGCGGACCGACTTCAATCAGGCCGCGACCGCGACCGGCCGCCTCTCCTCGACCAACCCTAACCTGCAGAACATCCCGGTTCGCGGAGAGCTCGGTCGCCGCATCCGCCGCGCGTTCGTCGCGCGCGACGACGACTACGTGCTGCTCGCCGCGGACTACAGTCAGATCGAGCTCCGGCTGATGGCGGAGCTCTCCGGCGACGCCGCGATGCGCGCGGCGTTCCGCGAGTCGGCGGACATTCACGACTACACCGCGCGCCAGATCTTCAACGTCCCCGCAGACGTCTTAGTCGACGGCAATCAGCGGCGCATGGCTAAGAGCGTCAACTTCGGTCTCTTCTACGGCATGTCGGACTTCGGTCTCGCGCAGCGCCTCGAGATCAGCCGCGCCGAGGCGAAGGAGATGACGGCCGCGTACTTCGCTCGCTTCCCCGAGGTCCGCGCCTACATCGATAACACGATCGAAGAGGGCCGCCGCACGGGCTACGTGTCGACGATTCTCGGGCGCCGCCGCTACATGCCGGGATTGATCTCCGGGAACTACATGTTACGGGCAGCGGCGGAGCGCGAGGCGACCAACGCGCCGCTCCAAGGCAGCGCAGCCGACCTGATGAAGCTCGCGATGGTGCGCATCGACCGGGCGCTGGAAGAGGCGCGCCTCGACGCGGCGATGCTGCTCCAGATCCACGACGAGCTGATCTTCGAGGTGCGCAAACGCGATCTGCGGCGCGTCTCGGCGCTCGTGCGCGATCACATGGAGAACGTCATCGAGCTATCGGTGCCGCTCGAGGTCACGCTCAAGTCGGGACGCAACTGGTACGACGTCGAGCCAATCGGCGACGAGGCGTTCGAGCGTGTATAGCCTCGCGTTCTGGCTGGCGGCGGCGTTGCCGATCGTCGTCGTCCACGCGCCGCACGCGGACCTCACGCTCGAGGTCGCGCGGACCGAAGCGCAGCGCGAGTATGGCTTGATGAACCGCACGCAGATCGCGCCGCGCACCGGCATGATCTTCGTGTTCGGCGGCGATGCGCCGGTCGCGTTCTGGATGAAGGATACGCTCGTTCCGCTCGACATGCTGTTCATCGCCGCCGACGGCACCGTGCGTCGCGTCTTCGCCAACGTCGCCGTCGTGCCGCGCTCGCTGCCCGACGCGGACATCCCGCGCGAGAGCGACGTCGCGAAATACGTGATCGAGCTAAGCGCCGGCGAGGCGGCTAAAGACGGGATCGCGCCGGGCGTGCGGCTCAACCTGCGGAGCGTTCCTTCCGCGCAATAAATGCCCGAACTGCCGGAGGTTGAGACGATCGTCCGCGGTCTGGCCGGAACGATCGTGGGAAGGACCATCGAGCGCGCGGAGCTGCGGCTTGCGAAGATGGCGATCGCGCCGTCCGGCACGCGTTTCGAGCGGGCCGTCGCCGGCGAGCGGATCGCGGGCATCCGCCGGCGGGGGAAATATGCGGTCATCGAGCTCTGCTCGGGCCGCTGCCTGGTCACGAGCCTGCGCATGACCGGCCGGCTCGTGGTCGCGCGCGCCGCGGCGCCGGAGTACCCGGGGACGCATCTGTTGCTGCACCTCAGCGGTGGCCGGCACTTGCGCTTCTCGGACGTGCGCACTTTCGGGCGTATGCGGCTCGTCGCCCCGGGGGAAGCGTGGGACCGGGAGCTCGGCGTCGAGCCGTTGTCCACAGACTTTACACAGCAGGCCTTTGCGGGTATGCTGGCGGGGCGGACGACGCCGATCAAGGTATTGCTCCTCGATCAGCGGCGCATCGCAGGCATCGGCAACATCTATGCATGCGAGGCGCTCTGGGAAGCCCGGGTACGTCCGAGCCGGCCCGCCCGGGCATTGACGAAACCGGCGATCCGCCGCTTACGTCACGCCATCGTCGAAGTTTTGCAGCGCGCGATCTCGATGCGCGGAACGAGCGTCGACGACTACGTTGACGCCGGCGGACTGCAGGGAAGTTTTCAGAACGACCTTAGCGTCTACGGCAGGCTCGGTCGAGAATGCCGGCGATGCGGTACCGGCAGGATCGTTCGAACGGTTCTGGCACAGCGCGGCACGTGGTGGTGTCGCCGGTGCCAAAGGTAAGTAAAATTTATGAAAGTGGGAATTTCAAATCTCTACAACTGAAGTAGCTCCGATCAACTACGAGGAAGATCAACTGGCGCTAGAGCAGCGCCTGTACGAAGAATCGCTGCGGGTCCTCGACGAGGGCCAAGTGCTCACGGGCTCGATCGTCCAAAAGGACAAAGACGAAGTGCTCGTCGACGTAGGCGGGAAATCCGAAGGCGTCCTCCCGTTCCGCGAGCTCTCGCTCGCCGTGGATCCCAAACTACTGCGCGTCGGCGATACGCTTGAGGTCATGGTCCATCGCATCGACGAGATGGATGGCACGCTCTTTTTATCCGAGCGCCGCGCCCGCGCGCTGAAGACGTGGGAAAAGGTGATCGAGGCGCACGACCGCGACGAAATCATCGAGGCGACGGTCACGCAGGTCGTCAAGGGCGGAGTGCTCGTGGATCTCGGCATGCGCGGCTTCGTGCCGGCGTCGCAGATCCGGCGGCAGCCCGTCGGAAACCTCGACGAGCTCGTCGGCCAGCATCTGCGCTTGAAAGTGATCGATCTCGATCACAAGCGACATCGCGTCGTGCTGTCGCAGCGACTCGTCCTCGAGGAAGAGCTCCAGGCCAAGAAACAGGAGCTGCTCGATACGCTCGAAGTGGGCCAGATCCGGGAGGGCGTCGTGGTGCGTCTCGCCGATTTCGGCGCGTTCGTCGACCTCGGCGGAATCGACGGTCTGATTCACAACAGCGAGCTGTCGTATGCGCGGATCAAGCACCCGTCGGAGGTCGTCAAGATCGGAGACGTCGTTCAGGTCGAGATCATGAAGTTCGATCCGGACGCCAAGAAGGTGAGTCTCTCGCTCAAACACGCGCTTCCGGATCCATGGGATCAATACGCCGACCGGCTCTACGAGACGAACAAGCTTTCCGCGCAAGTCGTCAAGGTGACGCCGAACTACCTGCTCGTCGAAGTCATCCCGGGAATCTTGGCGATGGTTCCCAAGGGCGAGTTCGACGCGTCCGCCCAGTTCGCGGCGGGACAAGAGGTCGAAGTCACGTTGCTGACGATCAACCACGCCACGCGCCGCATCACGGCGTCGATCCAGCACGTCGCCGACGTTCCGCCCGAAGAGATCGAGCAGTATGCGGTCGAGGAAGAAATCGAGGTCCCTGCCACCCCCAACGCGAGTTCGGAGCCGCCGCCGGAAGGCTCGTAAGATGGCGCCGTGCGCGTTGGACTGACCGGCGGCATCGGGGCGGGGAAGAGTCAGGTCGCGACGTACTTCGCCGAACTCGGTGCCTTCGTGGTCGATACCGACGCCATCGCGCGCGAGGTCGTGGCGCCGCACAGCGACGGATTGCTGCAGATCGCGCACGTTTGGCCGAAGGTCGTGCGTAACGGCGTGCTCGACCGGGCCGCTTTGGCCGAGATCGTCTTCAGCGACCCGGCGGCGCGCGAGCGCCTCAACGCCCTGCTCCATCCGCACATTCGACGGCGCGCCATGGAGCGCGAGGCCTTGGCCAAGCCCGGCCAGCTTGTCGTCCACGTGGTGCCGCTGCTGTTCGAAACTGGGTATGATCGTCTCGTTGACAAGTCGGTGTTGGTCGTGGCTCCGGTCGAGCAGAGGATCGCGCGCGTCGTAGAGCGCGACCGCATCGACGAGGCGCGCGTGCGCGCGCGGATTGCGACACAAATCGCACCCGAGGAAGCGCACCCTCGCGCGGACTTCATTATTGAGAACGACGGCAACCTCGACCACCTGCAGGAGCGTACGCGCGAGGTCTTCGCCGCCCTGTCTTAAGGAAGTCTTCATCTGGGCCGGCAGAAAGCGGCGCCCGGAGGGCCTGCGGGCCAAAATTCTCAGCAAATCCTGAGTTTACCGAGCGCTTGTATGGGAAAGAGTACTTCTATCCATTCAACAGAGAGGATCAGACATGGCACAAGAGTCAGGGCAGGCCGGCGGCATGAGTGTTCGCGAGGCGGGCCGTCGCGGCGGCGAGCGCGTGAAGGCCAAGTACGGCTCCGAATTCTACGAAGAGATCGGCCGTAAGGGCGGCGAGGCTACCAAGAGCAAGTACGGCCCGTCGTTCTACGAGGTCATCGGACAGAAAGGCGGTCAGCGCCCGAAGCGTAAGGCTGCGGCCTCTTAGGGTACAACTAACGCACACCGATGGCTGAAAAGCATGACCGCGCGGGCAAGCGCGAGATGTCCGTGCGGGAGGCTGGCAAGAAGGGCGGCGACACTGTTCGCGACCGTTACGGGTCGACGTTCTACGAAGATATTGGACGCAAGGGCGGGAAGGCGACGCGCGACCGCCACGGCGTCGAGTTCTACGAGTCCATCGGTCAAAAAGGCGGCAAGGTAGTCAAGGAAAAGTACGGTTCCGACTTTTACGAGGAGATCGGACACAAAGGCGGTCAGAAAGTCAAGAAGCTGATCGCCGAAGCGAAGAAAAAACTGAGCGACGAGAACGGTTGACGCACGTTAGCGGCGGATGTCGACCGCGCCGCTCAGCTTCCCGAGGTGGATGGTATTGTCGTCGAAGTTGACGGTGATACCGTCGATCCTCATCGTTTGGTCTCCCGAGTGGACGTAACTCGGATGCGTCATGCGTAACAGCTTGGCGTCGTTCGTCCAGGTGACGAGGTCCGTATCGAACGCTCGGCGCTGCGGGTCGTCAATGCGTTCGATGTGGACCTTTCCCACCGCGGTGAAGTCCAGCGACTCGATGTTGAGCCGGATGTGGGCCGCGGAGATTCGCAGGTACGGTTTCCCTTTACGGAAGACGATGCCGTTGCGCACGCCGTCCACGGTTCCGCTCATCCCGTCGGGGGAGAGGTGCGCGCGGTCGTAGTCGAAGCTCCACGACTTCGTGCTGATGTGATTGTTCATTACGTGTCCGCCGTGGAGGTCGATCGGCGTCTGCCCGGGCGGCAGAGGCGGCGTGCCGCGGCCTGCCAGGGCGATCTCAACGACCACCCAGACGATGAATACGGCTCCCGCCAAGAAGGCGAGACGCCGCACGAGCTTCTTCCTTCTACCATTCATCGGCGCCAACGTCCGATTCGGCCGCCGGCAGCGGCAATAAGTGGAGTAACGGCAGCGCGTACAACCCGATCAGCATCAAGGCGATACTGGTTGGACCAATTCGCGAAAAGACCGTTGGAACGGGTGGCCCAACGCGTCCGCTGACGATTGTCCGGCGCGCCAGCCCGGCGCGTTCCAGCCAGATTCCGTCCGGTGCGATGATGCCGCTGACCCCCGTCGCGGCGGCCCGCACGACGTAGACGCCGCTCTCGATGGCCCGCAGCTGCGCGATTTGAGCGTGCATGTAGGGACCCGACGTCTCTCCGAACCACGCGTCGTCCGTGCTGATGACCAGCAGCTGTGCGCCTTTGCGCACCTGCGCGTAGGCGAGGTCGGCGAAGGCGGATTCCCAACAGACGAGTGGCCCGATCGGCAGTGCGCTGGTCGGATAGACGCCATCGACGCGTCCCGGCGTCAGCCCGCCGTTGAGGTTGCCAATGTACGGCAGCCACGAGAGGAAGGCCCGACCCGGAAACCATTCCGCAAACGGAACGAGCTGCCGCTTGTGGTAGATCGAGTACGCGCCGTTCGGCGCGAAGACGTAGAGCGCGTTGTAGATCGCCGGCCCCGCAACGTCGAGGCTCCCCGCGACTATCGTCGCGTGAGTCCGTCGCGCGAGGTTCTCGAAGCGCGTCACTAATTCCGGATTGCCCTCGAGGTCCGTCGTGATGACGGTCTCCGGCCACACGACGAGCCGAGGGTGCTTCGTCGCCGCGACGCGCGTCATCGCAGAGTAGCGGCGCACTGCAAGCCCGAGGGAGTTCCATTTGAACGACTGCGCGATGTTTCCCTGAATCGCCGCGACACTGATCGTCGGCGGCGCAAGCGTGCGCGCCGGCCAACCCATCCAAGCCGCGACCGTCGCGACGAACACAGCCGCTACCGCGATCCCGAATCGACGCCACGCCTGCCTGTGCAACGCGTCCGCACCGTATGCACCGAGCACGCATAACGCAAACGTAATTCCGTACGTTCCCGCATAAGCGGCGATGGCGCGCAGCGGCGTGTCGGCCTGCGTGTAGCCCAGCTGGTCGAACGGCACGGCTAGCGCGCCGATCGAGCGCAGCCATTCGCAGACCGTGAACGCTGCCGCTGCTCCCAACGGAGCGATCGCTCGATGCATGCGCCCGTAAGCAAAGGCTGCCAAGACCCCCGCCAGTGCGAAGAACGGCGCCTCGACCAGCGCGGGTCCGAGCGCGAGAAAAGGGCCGAAGACGCCGATGTAGTGACCGACCGTGTGCCCGACCCATGCGAAATCGAGCGCGAAGAAGATCAATCCCGCGAACCAACCGAGGAGCGCTGCGCGCTTCCAGGAAGCTCCTTGCCACACCCAGAACAGCGCGCCAGTCCCAAACGGGACGAGCCATGCTGCGCCGAACTTCGGGAATGCCGCCGACAACGCCAAGGCTGCGCAAACAGCGATTCCCACGTCGCGCACGGCGGTCGAGGAGAGCATGATTCGTAAATTGAATTTCGGTTTTATCGTCGTGTTTGTAACGGCGTTCATCGTTGCGGCGTGCGGTCGTCAGGTAACGCCGAACCCTCCGGGGCTCGGTCCGGGCGGCGCTCCTCCTGGGTATCTAGCCATACACTTTGACGTATCGGCACCCTTCAACTTCTCCAACTATCGGTACATGGTCGTATTCAACACGACCGGCAACGGCTTCACGCCTTCGACCGACACCCTCCAAACGAACTGGCGCGGATACTCCTTCGCCGCGGTGGCGCTCGGCAACGGCGTCGCGTCGTCGGCCGAGGCCGTCCAGTTCGTGCCGAACAAGAATCCGCACATACCGCCGAACTGGCTCACGCTTGGCACGACGCCGAATCAATTTTCGTTCAATCTCAACAGCAACGGGAGCGGCACCGAGTTCTCGATCCTCGCGCAAAAGTCGATCTTCAAAGGCATCGCCTCCCCCTCTCCGTCTCCGAGCGCCAGCCCATCGGAAAACTGGACCTTCAACGCCTTTACCACGCAGGCCGGAAACCAAGGGCAGTGGTTCTTTCTCGACTCTATGGGGCCGGGCGGCCCCGTCGACCCGCAGTTCGTTTCGCCGACGCTGAACATGACGACGTGCTTCGATAACACCTATTACGCGTACGACATGTCGGTGCCCGATCCAGCCGCACAAATCGTCAGCGTCGAGATATCGAACAACCCCCTCGTAAACCACTGTTAGTCCGAGTCGCGCCGCGATTGATCTTCGCGTCCGTGCCGCTCGACCTGTCGCAGTTCGGCCATGCTAATTTTTAAAACCGACCTTTAACTGCCGATGGTCGTCGGACGGCTCGAAAGCGCGAGCAAGAGATTCAGAAGTTGAAGGTCGTCGGCACCACCGGTTGTGGCGAGCCGATTTGGAAGACCGCGGTTTGCGTCGGGAAGGCCAGCAGATTGAGTCCGACGTTGATGGCTTGCTGCGACTCGTTGTAAAGAACCATCAGCTGGTAGCAGTTGCCGATCGTGCGCGTGTAGTAGATGATCTTGTCCGAGAAGAACTCGCCGAGCCCGAGTGAGGGCCGCCAGTTGATGTTGGTGACGAACTGTATTGACGCGTCGCGACCGAAGGGCGTGGAGAGCTGCAAGTTCGTCGTTTCGAAGCCCATGCCGGGTCCCGGGATGAACGAACCGCTGAGCAGCACGACGGAGCGCGGCGACGGCTTCGCGGTGAGCTGGTAGCTCAGCGGCTGCGCGACGCCG
It encodes:
- the polA gene encoding DNA polymerase I, whose translation is MALMLLDTYGLVYRAFFALPPLNTTAGMPINAVYGFTMMLNKLIADEKPTHILAAFDKGMPADRVALFAEYKAQRRVMPDELRGQFALVRRVLETFRIPIVEIEGQEADDVIATLARQAEEAGEQTLVVTGDLDLLQIVDERTTVLTTRRGITELGRYDPAAVRERFGLEPAQLPDFRGLKGDPSDNLPGIPGVGEKTASKLLQSAGSLDALVANPALAGSPKLEKLIEQYGAQACVCRAVSMVRRDLPLPIDWERSRYVPPPEGELYRLYSELEFRTLLSKLSPPPDLPLFESGERLRGNYRSYVSSVDPPEFARLAQELSALADAQRVVFALHGDAFGVSAKAGEGVSFGPAALAHAPVRAALERIFASNARVGAYDAKRLLRALRGTGVGGARFADDAMIAAHLLDPSRGFAQVDDGARRFLGVELPDDAAAHADAAFALVEKGRSELESREQLRLYEDVEVPLAPVLAKMESAGVTIDARELEIVGAEVEAAAARLQKQIHDFAGEEFNIGSPQQLGNVLFGKLQIPGGKKTKTGWATGVEVLQGLSREYPICALVLEWREVTKLKNTYIDVIPRLVDPRDRRLRTDFNQAATATGRLSSTNPNLQNIPVRGELGRRIRRAFVARDDDYVLLAADYSQIELRLMAELSGDAAMRAAFRESADIHDYTARQIFNVPADVLVDGNQRRMAKSVNFGLFYGMSDFGLAQRLEISRAEAKEMTAAYFARFPEVRAYIDNTIEEGRRTGYVSTILGRRRYMPGLISGNYMLRAAAEREATNAPLQGSAADLMKLAMVRIDRALEEARLDAAMLLQIHDELIFEVRKRDLRRVSALVRDHMENVIELSVPLEVTLKSGRNWYDVEPIGDEAFERV
- the lnt gene encoding apolipoprotein N-acyltransferase, with the protein product MLSSTAVRDVGIAVCAALALSAAFPKFGAAWLVPFGTGALFWVWQGASWKRAALLGWFAGLIFFALDFAWVGHTVGHYIGVFGPFLALGPALVEAPFFALAGVLAAFAYGRMHRAIAPLGAAAAFTVCEWLRSIGALAVPFDQLGYTQADTPLRAIAAYAGTYGITFALCVLGAYGADALHRQAWRRFGIAVAAVFVATVAAWMGWPARTLAPPTISVAAIQGNIAQSFKWNSLGLAVRRYSAMTRVAATKHPRLVVWPETVITTDLEGNPELVTRFENLARRTHATIVAGSLDVAGPAIYNALYVFAPNGAYSIYHKRQLVPFAEWFPGRAFLSWLPYIGNLNGGLTPGRVDGVYPTSALPIGPLVCWESAFADLAYAQVRKGAQLLVISTDDAWFGETSGPYMHAQIAQLRAIESGVYVVRAAATGVSGIIAPDGIWLERAGLARRTIVSGRVGPPVPTVFSRIGPTSIALMLIGLYALPLLHLLPLPAAESDVGADEW
- a CDS encoding S1 RNA-binding domain-containing protein codes for the protein MLTGSIVQKDKDEVLVDVGGKSEGVLPFRELSLAVDPKLLRVGDTLEVMVHRIDEMDGTLFLSERRARALKTWEKVIEAHDRDEIIEATVTQVVKGGVLVDLGMRGFVPASQIRRQPVGNLDELVGQHLRLKVIDLDHKRHRVVLSQRLVLEEELQAKKQELLDTLEVGQIREGVVVRLADFGAFVDLGGIDGLIHNSELSYARIKHPSEVVKIGDVVQVEIMKFDPDAKKVSLSLKHALPDPWDQYADRLYETNKLSAQVVKVTPNYLLVEVIPGILAMVPKGEFDASAQFAAGQEVEVTLLTINHATRRITASIQHVADVPPEEIEQYAVEEEIEVPATPNASSEPPPEGS
- a CDS encoding KGG domain-containing protein, which produces MAQESGQAGGMSVREAGRRGGERVKAKYGSEFYEEIGRKGGEATKSKYGPSFYEVIGQKGGQRPKRKAAAS
- a CDS encoding general stress protein B; translated protein: MAEKHDRAGKREMSVREAGKKGGDTVRDRYGSTFYEDIGRKGGKATRDRHGVEFYESIGQKGGKVVKEKYGSDFYEEIGHKGGQKVKKLIAEAKKKLSDENG
- a CDS encoding DUF192 domain-containing protein, with amino-acid sequence MYSLAFWLAAALPIVVVHAPHADLTLEVARTEAQREYGLMNRTQIAPRTGMIFVFGGDAPVAFWMKDTLVPLDMLFIAADGTVRRVFANVAVVPRSLPDADIPRESDVAKYVIELSAGEAAKDGIAPGVRLNLRSVPSAQ
- the coaE gene encoding dephospho-CoA kinase (Dephospho-CoA kinase (CoaE) performs the final step in coenzyme A biosynthesis.), whose protein sequence is MRVGLTGGIGAGKSQVATYFAELGAFVVDTDAIAREVVAPHSDGLLQIAHVWPKVVRNGVLDRAALAEIVFSDPAARERLNALLHPHIRRRAMEREALAKPGQLVVHVVPLLFETGYDRLVDKSVLVVAPVEQRIARVVERDRIDEARVRARIATQIAPEEAHPRADFIIENDGNLDHLQERTREVFAALS
- the mutM gene encoding bifunctional DNA-formamidopyrimidine glycosylase/DNA-(apurinic or apyrimidinic site) lyase encodes the protein MPELPEVETIVRGLAGTIVGRTIERAELRLAKMAIAPSGTRFERAVAGERIAGIRRRGKYAVIELCSGRCLVTSLRMTGRLVVARAAAPEYPGTHLLLHLSGGRHLRFSDVRTFGRMRLVAPGEAWDRELGVEPLSTDFTQQAFAGMLAGRTTPIKVLLLDQRRIAGIGNIYACEALWEARVRPSRPARALTKPAIRRLRHAIVEVLQRAISMRGTSVDDYVDAGGLQGSFQNDLSVYGRLGRECRRCGTGRIVRTVLAQRGTWWCRRCQR